The following are from one region of the Neurospora crassa OR74A linkage group III, whole genome shotgun sequence genome:
- a CDS encoding chitin synthase export chaperone: MGKFGDFSSICRMAPIPLCASVGPITSIATGVGIEPDCYARNIEVANTIIFQGAASVMHIVALVMTVVMLLHVRGKFTAVGRKEITTFFYLYMILTFLSLCIDAGVIPPHSGSYPYFVAVQAGLASALVTCLVINGFVGFQLYEDGTPLSLWMLRLCSFVAFVISFLVGLATFKSWAGLGPTNTVGIFVVLYFLNALQLLLYVVMQIILVTRTLQDRWPLGDIAFGLFFFIAGQVILYAFSSPICEGISHYLDGLFFATTCNLLAVMMVYKYWDSITKEDLEFSVGTRMNNWEVKELLPQGPEEDRRATVYADPIYEGHYASGPGTGSGASASGYEGGHHRRESHGYTPSPNRQSLRY, translated from the exons CGCATGGCGCCTATTCCTCTATGCGCGTCAGTTGGCCCGATAACATCGATTGCCACCGGCGTCGGCATTGAGCCGGACTGCTATGCGCGCAACATTGAGGTGGCCaacaccatcatcttccagGGCGCGGCAAGCGTGATGCACATTGTTGCTCTAGTCATGACGGTGGTCATGTTGTTGCATGTGAGGGGGAAGTTCACTGCTGTCG GCCGCAAAGAAatcaccaccttcttctacctttaCATGATCCtcaccttcctctccctctgtATCGATGCCGGCGTCATCCCCCCGCACTCGGGCTCTTACCCCTACTTCGTCGCCGTGCAAGCTGGTCTCGCCTCCGCCCTGGTCACCTGCCTAGTGATTAACGGCTTCGTCGGCTTCCAGCTCTATGAGGACGGCACTCCTCTCTCGTTATGGATGCTCCGCCTCTGCTCCTTCGTCGCTTTCgtcatctccttcctcgtcggTCTCGCCACGTTCAAATCCTGGGCCGGCTTGGGTCCCACCAACACCGTCGGCATATTTGTCGTGCTCTACTTTCTCAACGCCCTCCAGCTCCTACTCTACGTAGTGATGCAGATCATCCTCGTTACCCGCACTCTCCAGGACCGTTGGCCTCTGGGTGACATTGCCTtcggcctcttcttcttcattgcCGGCCAAGTCATCCTTTACGCGTTCAGCTCGCCCATCTGCGAGGGCATCTCGCACTACCTGGACGGTCTCTTCTTCGCCACGACGTGCAACTTGCTGGCCGTGATGATGGTGTACAAGTACTGGGACTCGATCACCAAGGAGGACTTGGAGTTTTCGGTGGGCACGAGGATGAACAACTGGGAGGTCAAGGAGTTGCTGCCACAGGGTCCGGAGGAGGACAGGAGGGCGACGGTCTATGCGGATCCGATTTACGAAGGCCATTATGCTTCCGGGCCCGGAACGGGAAGTGGTGCGAGCGCCAGCGGTTATGAGGGAGGACATCACAGACGGGAGAGTCATGGGTATACGCCTAGTCCCAACAGGCAGTCCTTGAGGTATTAG